Below is a genomic region from Bradyrhizobium sp. 1(2017).
GCGAGAGAGCTCTACGTCTTCCAGCGCACGCCATCGGCGATCGGCGTGCGCGACGACCGGCCGACCGATTCAGCCTGGGCGCAAAGCCTCAAGTCCGGCTGGCAGCGCGAGCGCATGGACAATTTCACCGCGGTGATCTCGGGCGAGCCGTTCGAGCAAGATCTGGTACAGGACGGCTGGACTGGCCTGCTCGGCGAGATCCTGCTGGCGCCGCGCCGCCAGAAGCAGCCGGTGACCTCAATGGACGAGGCGCTCAAGGTGATCGAGCAGGCCGACTATCGCAAGATGGAGGAGATCCGCGCCCGCGTCGACGCCATCGTCAGGGACGAAGCGGCGGCTGCGGCGCTCAAGCCCTGGTACAAGGCGTTCTGCAAGCGGCCGTGCTTCCACGATGAATATCTCGACACATTCAATCGTCCCAACGTGCATCTCGTCGACACCAAAGGGCAGGGCGTCGAGCGCATCACGGAGAATGCGGTCGTGGTCGACGGCAAGGCCTATGAGCTCGATTGCCTGATCTATGCCAGCGGCTTCGAGGTCGGCACCGATTACGCCCGCCGCATGGGATTTGAGGTGTACGGCCGCGGCGGCGTCAGCCTGTCCGAACGCTGGCACGACGGCGTCAAGACCCTGCACGGCTTCTACAGCCGTGGCTTTCCGAACTGCTTCCTGATCGTCACGGTGCAGGCCGGCCAGAGCGCAAACTTCCCGCACATCATCGACGAGCAGTCGCAGCACATCGCCTATGTGATCACCCAAGCGCGCAAGCGCAAAGCGCGAACCCTGGAGCCGACGCTGGCCGCCGAGAACACCTGGGTCGAGGAGGTCGTCAAGGCCGCGCTCGGCCGCCAGACCTATCTCGCCGAATGCACGCCCGGCTATTACAACAATGAGGGTGTGTTCGATCCGGTCGCGGCCAGAAACAGCCAATATTGGCGCGGACCGGTGGCGTTCCTGCGGCTGCTCGACAAGTGGCGCAAGGAGGGCAATCTGGATGGTCTGGAGCTGACCTATGGGACCGCGCCGGAGGCGGGCGGCTCCCCGATGTCGGCTTGAGCGGCATGATCGCGCCGCCCACCGGCGCCACGCGGCTATTCGTCATCGTCGGCGATCCCATCGCGCAGGTGCGCGCGCCGGCAGGCGTGACGGCCGCGCTCGCGGCACGCGGACACGATGGCATCCTTATGCCGGTTCAGGTCGCGCCAACGGATCTGCCGGATTTCCTCTCTGTGGCGACGCGGTTGAAAAACCTCGACGGCATCGTCGTGACCATCCCGCATAAATTCGCCTGCTACCAGGCCTGCACGAGTGCGACCGAGCGGGCCCATTTCCTGCGCACCGTGAACCTGATGCGTCGGCGTGCCGACGGTTCATGGTATGGTGACATGGTCGACGGCCTCGGCTTCGTCGGTGCCGCGCGGGCGAAGGGCATCGATCCCAAGGGCATGCGGGCGCTGCTTGTCGGCGCCGGTGGCGCTGGCTCGGCCATCGCGCTTGCGCTGGTCGAAGCGGGCGTGAGCGAACTCGCCGTTCACGACAACGCGGCCGAGCGCCGCGACGCGCTGATCGGCCAACTCAACGGGCTTGGCAATGTGCCGGTGCGGATCGGCACCAGCGATCCCGCGGGCTTCGATTTTGTCGCGAATGCGACCCCGGCGGGGATGAAAGAAGGCGATCCGCTGCCTGTCGACGTCGCGCAGCTTGCGCAATCGGCCTATTGCGGCTGCGTCATCACCAAGCCCGAAATCTCGCCCTTCATCGCGGCGGCCCGAAAGGCCGGCTGCGTGACGGGGACCGGCACGGACATGTACGAACATCACGAGGGCATCATGGTAAACTTTCTGCTAGGCGGCGAAGGATAGGCGATCGTACCGCGCACGTTGCCTCAAGCGGGGCTTGAGCGATCAAGGCCGACGTAGGATCATGCACCCGCGCGAGCCGGTCGCGCGTCCAGGTAAGAGGAACGAGGAATGACCAAGGGCAGGACTGTTGTGACGGCCATGATCGGCGCCACTGCGCTGCTACTCTCTCTGGCGCCCACCGTGGAGGCCGCGCAATGCGGCAGCTCGTCGGCCGGCTTCGAGGCCTGGAAGCGCGAGTTTAGCGCGGAGGCGCAGGGCAAGGGCGTCGGCCCCACCGCGCTCTCGGCCCTGATGCAGACCAACTACGCCAGCGCGACCATTGCCGCCGACCGCGGCCAGCGCAGCTTCCGACTGACACTCGACCAGTTCCTCGCCAAGCGGGGCGCCGCCACCATTGTCGCCAAGGGCCGGCAGCTCAAGCAGTCGCAGGCCGCCTTGTTCGCCTCGATCCAGCAGCGCTACGGCGTCCCGCCCGGGCCGTTGATCGCAATCTGGGGCATGGAGACCGGCTTCGGCAGCCAGCGTGGCAACCAAAACATGCTGTCGTCGATCGCGACCCTGGCCTATGACTGCCGTCGCCCCGAATTCTTCACCGATCAGCTTTATGCCGCCTTGAAATTGATCGACCGTGGCACGCTGTCGGGATCGACCCGTGGCTCCATGCATGGCGAGGTCGGCCAGACCCAATTCATGCCCAAGAACATTCTGGCCTATGGCACCGGCAACCTCGAAGTGGCCGCCAACGCGCTGAATTCGACGGCGAATTTCCTGAAAGGTCATGGCTGGAAGGCAGGAGCCGGTTACCAGCCAGGCGAACCGAATTTCGCCGCCATCGAGGCCTGGAATGCCGCCGGCGTCTATCAGAAGGCGATCGCGCTGATGGGTCGGCAGATTGACGAGGGAGGCGGAGCGGCAGCGTCACGGTAACGGAAGCCCCGTTTCGAGCGGGGTTCTCAATTCCTGTTTTGGCGCTTTTTCTCGACGCGAACCGGCGTCCACTTCGCTCGAAAACGTTCCGGCTCAGCAAGGCGTGATGCGCCGGCGCGAGAAAGTTGTTGCCATCAGGAACTGACGGCACGAGGTTTGCTTTGATCAGGTTCGGGGCTGGGCATGAGGAGACTCACCATGGCAACCCAGATCGTAATGGATCAGACGGGCGATACGCGCCACGAGTTTGATCCCGGCAATGCCGAAGCGCTGGCGCGAGCCGAACGGCGCTTTCGGGAGCTGACCGGAGCCGGCTTCACCGCCGCGCTGCGGACCGGACCGGGCGAGGTCACCCGGATCCGATCGTTCGATCCGACCGCGCAGGAAACGCTGTTCTATCCTCGCCTGGTCGGCGGTTGATCTGAGCTGCTCATGATGGCGGCAGTTTGGCTCCGCGCCCCGGCGCGTGCGCGTCTGCATGCGTTGCGCGAACTCTATCGGCGCTTTTTCGGCGAGAACACGCCGGATGCCCGCGGCCGTCGGCTGCTCTTCGAATGGCTCTCGCCCGCACAGCGCGTGCAATTCGAGGAGCACCGCTATTTCGATGTCGTCGGCTGCGACACCGGCAAGATCTATCGCATTCACTATGGCACCGCGGCCAACGTCCACGAGGTCGACGGCGAAGGCCGTGCGACGATGGGATGGTGCTTCGTCCCGTCAGGCTTCCTCGTGCCCGGCGACGTGATGCTGGCGCAGAAGATTGCGCTCGAGACCGACGAGAGGGGCGCACTCGCGCTCGCCAACCGGTTTCCGCCGGCAACGCACTCGGAGCACTTTTACCGACGGCCGTTCTAGCGGCCGAGGAGAGAAGCGGTCAGTGATGGCTGGTGCGGTAGGCATCCAGCGCATGGGCCGCGAAGACGCCAACGCTGCACAGGGCGAGCAGGGCGGAGATCACCTCGATCATAGCTCGTCCTCCCGTTCTGGCTGGGCAACGAGATTTTGACAGCAGGAATATTCGTAGATCAGGTCGAGGAGGAATTGCATGGTGGCCGTCCCTGTATTTATTTTGACAACTACTTAGACGGCTATCTGTTTCAGGCGTGTTTCGTCGCATTGGGAAAGGGGTTTCGCCGGGAACCGCGGGACTGGTTTGTGCGCTGCGGTCCCGCTATTGCTCAAGCCATTTAGCCGCGTTTTCGAGCGCGGCGCATCAGATTGCGAGGCAAAATCATGGCGCAGGTCGAATGGTTTGACGATCTCACCATCGGAATGCGGTTCAGGTCCCCTGAGGTCGAGGTCACCGAGGCGGACATCAAGCGCTTCGCCGCCGAGTTCGATCCGCAGCCGATGCATCTCGACCACGAGGCCGCCAAGCAGACCCTGTTCAAGGGGCTCGCTGCCTCAGGATGGCACACCGCCGCCATTGCCATGAATCTTGCGATCCAGACCCGCCCGTTCGGTCCGCACCCGCTCATCGGCGCGGGCGTCGACGGCCTGCGCTGGACCATGCCTGTGCGGCCCAATGACCGCCTGCATCTGGTCGGGGAGGTCATGAGCCTGACGCCGTCGAAGTCGAAGCCGCAGGGCATCGCGCTGGTGAAGTGGACGATGTTCAACCAGAACGGCGAGGAGGTTTACACCTTCACCCCGATCGCGATCGTGCCGCGGCGGAGCTGACGCCACGGCACGCCCTTGGCCTCATGCCGCGCCGCAGAACTTGCGGCTCGCCGGTAGAGGTGGTCATCTCGGCCCGGGAAGACGCTGGAGGCTGACATGAAACGATTCCTTCTCGCAGCTGGCCTGCTCGCCGGTGCCTTGAGCGCCATGCCCGCACTCGCGCAACAATCCAAGGTCGGCGACTGGACCATCGAGAAACGTACGCAGGACACCCATTGCAACGCGAGTCGCGGCTACAAGGACAAGGAAGACGAGAACCGCGACTACGTCGTCGTGATCACCTATTCCGACAAGGCCATCGTGATCGTCATGATCTATGGCGGCTGGGAATGGGACAAGATCGGCGAGGTCCTGCAGGCCGATGTCGGCACCGACGATGCCGACATCATGAAGAAGGCGAAATGGGAGGTCATGGACCAGACCACCGTGCGCGGCATCTTCGAATACGATCAGTCAATCATCGACCGGCTGTCGAAGGCCAAGCGCCTCACGCTCGATTTCGAAGACGATGAGGACGACAGCATCGAGATGCAGATTCCGCGCGCCGGCGAAGCGCTGGCTGCGCTGAAGTTCTGCGAGGAGAACAGGAAATAGCGGTCTGAAGCTCACAGCGAGTCCGTGAGCCTGGCTCGCGAGCGAGTTCTTGGCTCGCATGGAGCGAGCCAAGACTCATCGCGGTTCAGTGTCCAACTCCCTGGACCGGCGCTGCGCTGATGTCGCTGCCGTGATGCACCAGCGG
It encodes:
- a CDS encoding flavin-containing monooxygenase; this translates as MSAERHKTGAAGESKVDIAALRARYRDERDRRLRSEGKAQYVEVTGEFGRYLDDPWADPGFARASVSEQTEVLIVGGGFGGLLCGARLREAGIDDFRIVEKAADFGGTWYWNRYPGAACDTESYIYLPLLEETGYMPVRKYARAPEIYEHSRRIGRHFGLYERTLFQTVISRMTWQDGEDRWLVETDRGDRINARFVILAGGPLSRPKLPGIPGIETFRGHSFHTSRWDYAYTGGTAEGGLTGLADKRVGIIGTGATAVQCVPHLGRSARELYVFQRTPSAIGVRDDRPTDSAWAQSLKSGWQRERMDNFTAVISGEPFEQDLVQDGWTGLLGEILLAPRRQKQPVTSMDEALKVIEQADYRKMEEIRARVDAIVRDEAAAAALKPWYKAFCKRPCFHDEYLDTFNRPNVHLVDTKGQGVERITENAVVVDGKAYELDCLIYASGFEVGTDYARRMGFEVYGRGGVSLSERWHDGVKTLHGFYSRGFPNCFLIVTVQAGQSANFPHIIDEQSQHIAYVITQARKRKARTLEPTLAAENTWVEEVVKAALGRQTYLAECTPGYYNNEGVFDPVAARNSQYWRGPVAFLRLLDKWRKEGNLDGLELTYGTAPEAGGSPMSA
- a CDS encoding shikimate dehydrogenase family protein; this encodes MIAPPTGATRLFVIVGDPIAQVRAPAGVTAALAARGHDGILMPVQVAPTDLPDFLSVATRLKNLDGIVVTIPHKFACYQACTSATERAHFLRTVNLMRRRADGSWYGDMVDGLGFVGAARAKGIDPKGMRALLVGAGGAGSAIALALVEAGVSELAVHDNAAERRDALIGQLNGLGNVPVRIGTSDPAGFDFVANATPAGMKEGDPLPVDVAQLAQSAYCGCVITKPEISPFIAAARKAGCVTGTGTDMYEHHEGIMVNFLLGGEG
- a CDS encoding lytic murein transglycosylase, giving the protein MTKGRTVVTAMIGATALLLSLAPTVEAAQCGSSSAGFEAWKREFSAEAQGKGVGPTALSALMQTNYASATIAADRGQRSFRLTLDQFLAKRGAATIVAKGRQLKQSQAALFASIQQRYGVPPGPLIAIWGMETGFGSQRGNQNMLSSIATLAYDCRRPEFFTDQLYAALKLIDRGTLSGSTRGSMHGEVGQTQFMPKNILAYGTGNLEVAANALNSTANFLKGHGWKAGAGYQPGEPNFAAIEAWNAAGVYQKAIALMGRQIDEGGGAAASR
- a CDS encoding MaoC family dehydratase, giving the protein MAQVEWFDDLTIGMRFRSPEVEVTEADIKRFAAEFDPQPMHLDHEAAKQTLFKGLAASGWHTAAIAMNLAIQTRPFGPHPLIGAGVDGLRWTMPVRPNDRLHLVGEVMSLTPSKSKPQGIALVKWTMFNQNGEEVYTFTPIAIVPRRS